One region of Oryza glaberrima chromosome 7, OglaRS2, whole genome shotgun sequence genomic DNA includes:
- the LOC127780925 gene encoding CMP-sialic acid transporter 2 → MEYRRVKDQESYDVVSQKDIESPGERSLSSTSATSSLSTAGASKGKNSWKLKSIVTLALTLLTSSQAILIVWSKRAGKYEYSVTTANFSVEALKCLLSLIALYRTWNSQGVTEDNRLSTSFDEVSVYPIPAILYMVKNLLQYYIFAYVDAPAYQILKNLNIISTGVLYRIILKKKLSEIQWAAFVLLCAGCTTAQLNPSSDHVLQTPIQGWVMAIVMALLSGFAGVYTEAIIKKRPSRNINVQNFWLYIFGMLFNLVAICVQDFDAVMNKGFFHGYSFITVLMILNHALSGIAVSMVMKYADNIVKVYSTSVAMLLTAVVSVFLFGFHLSLAFFLGSTVVSVSVYLHSVGKPQPQK, encoded by the exons ATGGAGTACAGGAGAGTGAAGGACCAG GAGAGCTATGATGTTGTATCTCAGAAAGACATAGAAAGCCCTGGTGAGAGGTCTCTTTCTAGCA CTTCAGCAACCTCCAGTCTTAGCACAGCAGGAGCTTCAAAGGGCAAGAATAGTTGGAAGTTAAA GTCCATTGTTACACTTGCATTGACATTACTAACAAGTTCTCAGGCAATACTAATTGTGTGGTCGAAAAGAGCTGGAAAATATGAATATAGTGTCACTACGGCAAATTTTTCG gtgGAAGCTTTAAAATGTCTGTTATCTCTCATAGCCCTGTACAGAACATGGAACAGTCAGGGTGTTACAGAAGATAATAG GTTAAGTACATCGTTTGATGAAGTTAGTGTTTATCCTATTCCTGCCATACTTTACATGGTAAAGAATTTACTGCAG TATTACATCTTTGCATATGTGGATGCACCAGCTTATCAAATCCTGAAGAACCTGAACATTATTAGCACGGGTGTGTTATACCGCATCATTCTAAAGAAAAA GTTAAGTGAAATTCAGTGGGCTGCATTTGTTCTTTTATGTGCCGGTTGCACTACAGCCCAGCTGAACCCCTC GTCAGATCATGTTCTGCAAACCCCTATTCAAGGTTGGGTGATGGCAATT GTGATGGCTCTTCTAAGTGGTTTTGCGGGGGTATACACAGAA GCAATCATCAAGAAACGTCCTTCAAGAAACATCAATGTGCAGAATTTTTGGCTGTACATTTTTGGAATGCTCTTCAATTTAGTTGCAATTTGTGTTCAGGACTTCGATGCTGTCATGAATAA AGGTTTTTTTCATGGCTACTCATTCATTACCGTTTTGATGATTCTTAATCATGCACTCAG TGGCATTGCTGTATCAATGGTGATGAAATATGCTGACAATATTGTCAAG GTGTACTCAACTTCAGTTGCCATGCTTCTTACAGCAGTTGTATCTGTCTTTTTGTTTGGCTTCCATCTATCCCTTGCTTTCTTCCTCGGATCTAC GGTTGTTTCTGTCTCCGTATATCTGCATTCAGTTGGGAAACCACAACCGCAGAAATGA
- the LOC127779638 gene encoding uncharacterized protein LOC127779638, whose product MAAAAAARRGCLVALLAVLFLACAAEGGAAAASAAQQQQQPRRRRHLLRRQRQVHSHLRRLNKAPLASIESPDGDIIDCVHISNQPAFDHPFLKNHTIQMRPDYHPEGLYDESKVASQQNTQTITQMWHKNGVCPENTIPIRRTKKEDVLRASSIRRYGKKKHKSTPNPMSVDPDMLNESGHQHAIAYVEGDKYYGAKATINVWQPRIEQANEFSLSQLWILGGSFGQDLNSIEAGWQVSPDLYGDNNTRLFTYWTSDAYQATGCYNLLCSGFIQINNQIAMGASISPLSNYGGSQYDINILVWKDPKEGNWWLQFGNDYVLGYWPSFLFSYLADSASMIEWGGEVVNSEPDGSHTSTQMGSGHFPEEGFGKSSYFKNIQVVDSSNNLRAPSGIGSFTEQSNCYDVQNGNNGDWGTYFYYGGPGKNPNCP is encoded by the exons atggcggcggcggcggcggctcggaggGGATGCCTGGTCGCGCTTCTGGCGGTGCTCTTCTTGGCCTGCGCCGCTGAggggggtgcggcggcggcgtcggcggcgcagcagcagcagcagccacggcggcggaggcatctgctgcggcggcagcggcaggtgcACAGCCACCTCAGGCGGCTCAACAAGGCGCCCCTCGCCAGCATCGAG AGTCCTGATGGAGACATCATAGACTGTGTGCACATCTCCAACCAGCCTGCCTTTGATCACCCTTTCCTCAAGAACCACACTATCCAG ATGAGGCCTGATTACCACCCAGAAGGCCTGTATGATGAGTCCAAGGTTGCATCACAGCAGAACACCCAGACAATCACCCAAATGTGGCACAAGAACGGCGTGTGCCCGGAGAACACCATACCAATCAGGAGGACCAAGAAGGAGGATGTCCTGAGGGCCAGCTCCATCAGGAGATATGGCAAGAAGAAGCACAAGAGCACCCCAAACCCCATGTCTGTCGACCCTGATATGCTCAATGAGAGTGGCCACCAG CATGCAATAGCATATGTGGAAGGTGATAAGTACTATGGAGCTAAGGCTACCATCAATGTGTGGCAGCCAAGAATTGAGCAGGCCAATGAGTTCAGCCTGTCCCAGCTCTGGATCTTGGGTGGTTCCTTTGGGCAGGACCTTAACAGCATTGAAGCAGGATGGCAG GTTAGCCCAGATCTGTATGGGGACAACAACACTAGACTCTTCACCTACTGGACT AGCGATGCGTATCAGGCAACAGGATGCTACAACCTGCTGTGCTCGGGGTTCATACAGATAAACAATCAGATAGCCATGGGCGCTAGCATCTCCCCACTCTCCAACTATGGTGGTTCCCAGTATGATATCAATATTTTGGTCTGGAAG GACCCAAAGGAGGGCAATTGGTGGTTGCAGTTCGGTAATGACTATGTGTTAGGCTACTGGCcatccttcctcttctcctacTTGGCAGACAGTGCCTCCATGATAGAGTGGGGTGGTGAGGTGGTGAACTCGGAGCCTGATGGCAGCCACACCTCCACACAGATGGGCAGTGGCCACTTCCCTGAGGAAGGATTTGGCAAGTCCAGCTACTTCAAGAACATACAAGTGGTGGATTCATCAAACAATCTTAGGGCACCAAGTGGTATTGGGTCATTCACTGAGCAATCCAACTGCTATGATGTGCAGAATGGCAACAATGGTGACTGGGGCACATACTTCTACTATGGAGGGCCAGGGAAAAACCCAAACTGTCCATAG
- the LOC127778796 gene encoding general transcription and DNA repair factor IIH subunit TFB5, with amino-acid sequence MPDLRLRSSALSRAPPPPPLLQAPCSSPVCSYRSVQRRTGAREDNSTGRRQRWHSVLQRAENMVNAIKGLFISCDVPMAQFIVNLNASMPASDKFILHMLDPTHMFVQPHVAEMIRSKISEFRDQNSYEKPT; translated from the exons ATGCCTGACCTCCGCCTCCGATCCTCCGCCctgagccgcgcgccgccgccgccgccgctgctgcaggCTCCTTGTTCCTCGCCGGTTTGCTCGTATCGCTCCGTACAACGACGCACCGGTGCTAGAGAAGACAACAGCACAGGGAGGCGACAAAG GTGGCATTCTGTTCTCCAAAGAGCAGAAAACATGGTTAATGCAATAAAGGGGTTGTTCATCTCCTG CGATGTACCGATGGCACAGTTCATTGTTAATCTGAATGCTTCAATGCCCGCTTCGGACAAGTTCATCCTGCACATGCTTGACCCGACACACATGTTTGTGCAGCCTCATGTGGCGGAGATGATCAGAAGTAAgatttcagagttcagagacCAAAACAGCTACGAGAAGCCAACATGA